TCTTTGCTTTCTACCATCCATAGTCAACTGATAAATATAAAAATAAGCTTCTTCATCTCTTACAAATACACCTGAATCTATCATGTCATTCAGTGTATCTCTTGCTTTTAAATAAACTTGTTCGTCATAAGTACTGACTTGATCGTCTAATTGTACTTCTGCTCTATCTATTTTCAGAAATGAATTGGGCTGTTTTTGTACAATTGCTTTTGCTTCTTCTCTATTCACCACATCATATGGCAATGCTGCCACATTTTTCACTTCTTCTTGTGTCGGTCTAACGGCTGAAAAAGGTACGATTGTTGCCATTTTATATTCCTCCTATAAAATTATTCCATTGTAGTGATTAATGTATCAATATTACTAAGTAATTTATTTAATGGTTCGTGCATTTTTTGGTAACTTAATTTTGCCTGTTCAACATTGCCATTATCATAAGCTTTTATACTTGCTTCTGCCAACTTATGCAATTCATTATGACTTTGCTCTATTGTGTGATAAGCATTGGAACTTTTAATCTTTTCATCATTAATCTTATAAAACCATGTGCCCAATTTACAAGCTTTTGGATTGTTCATTTTTTCAAGTTGAAGGGTTTCAAAACCAAGTATCATATTATGTATTCTATAAACAAACATAACATGGTCTGTTTTATAAATTTCACTCCACTCTTTTAATGATAAGTAGGGTGTAAATCTTGCTAATCGTCCTCTTACTTTATCAATTAATCGGCTCATTTGGAAAATCAGACGGCCTGTATCATTACAATATCCATCTAATAATTTTGCTTCTTCAGATAATCCTGTCATTTCTTCTGAGATGGTGTCCATTACAGTATCTTGTTCTACTAAAGTATTGGCTACTTTTGCAATTGTATCATTAATTTGTCCTAAGTAATTATTTATATTAACAACTGAATCAACAGATTCTTCAACTAAATTGGTACCATTTTCAAGTTGTTCTGATGATGTATTCATATCTTCTACTAAGTATTCTATATCGTTTTGTAATGCTTTGATAATTTCTTCAATGTCTATTGCACTGCTTTTCGTGTTTTCCGATAAATTCCTCACTTCATCTGCAACCACAGCAAACCCTAATCCATGTTCTCCTGCTCTTGCTGCTTCAATGCTGGCATTTAAAGATAATAAATTGGTTTGTTCGGCTATGCTTTTTACTACGTCTATTATCTTTGTAATGGATTGCATTTTTTCATTGAAATCATCAATTTTTTTGCTAACATTTTGAATACTATCTGAGGACTGTTTAACAAAATCTATAGAATTTTTTATGCCATCTACGGTTTTAGTAGAGGCTTCATAACTTTCATCAGTGAATTCTGCAATTTTTTGAGTACTATTGCTTACCTCTTCAATAGATGCTTTTAACTCTTCACTGCTGCTTACCATATTTTCTAAACTTTCATTTTGTGTGTTAACACTTGTCAGCATATCTGAAACCACATCAATTTCTATAGATTGATTAACGGTATCATTTAATTCCTTAATCACCTTATTACTATTAAATTTTTGAAGCATTTGATTAAAAACCGCACCTAATTCTTCATTTTCAAATTGATTCTCATCAATATAAAATGATTCACTGCTTTTAAATAATCTTTCATTAATGTCCTTCATAATCTCAATGATTAATTGAACATCTTGACTATCATTCTTTTTACTTTCTTTTTTTACTGTCATATCATTGTTTTTTTTCTTGAACTTTACCATTTACCTTCACCCTCCAGTTATTTGATTATGCTACACTTTTAACCCATTGCAACTTTGTTTTTACAATTTATTACATTTTTCGTAGTTCAGTTTTTAAAAAAACTGCCTAATAAAACCGTTCTTATCTATTAGGCAGTTCTGATTTACTTAATAACCCTTACTTTTACTATACCTTCTATTGATTCTAATTTTTTAACGGTGTCATCTGTAATATCACTTTCTAAATCAATTAAAGTATAAGCCCATTTGTCTTTACTTTTATTAACCATGTCTATGATATTTATATTATTATTTGCAAGAAGGGTTGTTATTTGTCCAACCATATTGGTTACATTTTGGTGATTAATAGCCAATCTAGCTGGTGCTTGACAAATGCCTAAGCTGCATTGAGGATAATTAACTGAATTGGTTATATTACCATTTTCAAGATAATCTTTTATTTGTAATACTGCCATAATTGCACAGTTATCTTCTGATTCTGGAGTTGATGCACCTAAATGAGGGATTGTAATAACATTGTCCATTGCAGCTACTTTTTCATTTGGAAAATCCGTTACATATTGAGCTACTTTTCCATTTTTAATTGCAATCTCCATGTCATCATCATTAACCAATTCACCTCTTGAAAGATTGATGATTCTTACACCTTCTTTCATTTTATCAAAGGCTTCACAATTAAGCATACCTTTTGTTGCATCAATAGCTGGGACATGAATAGAAATATAATCTGCTTGTGTATATATTTCATCTAAACTCACTGCTCTTTTCACTTCTGTTGATAATCCCCAAGCACCTTCTACTGAGATAAATGGATCATAACCTAATACTTCCATACCTAAAGCTGATGCAGCATTTGCAACCATTGCACCGATTGCACCTAAACCAATAACACCTATTTTTTTACCCATAATTTCAGGGCCTGCAAATTGCTTTTTGTTTTTTTCTACTTTTTGAGGAATATCACTTTCTTCTGCAATACTTTTTACCCAATTAACCCCACCTAATAAATCCCGAGATGACATTAATAAGCTGGCAAGAACTAATTCTTTAACACCATTGGCATTGGCTCCTGGTGTATTAAATACAACAATACCTTTTTCTGCACACTTTTCCAAAGGAATATTATTGACCCCTGCTCCTGCTCGACCAATAGCTTTTAAAGTTGAAGGCATTTCGTAGTCATGCATTTTAAAACTTCTAACCAAAAGGGCATCTACATCATTTTCTTCAACCACTTGATACTTATCTTGCTCTAATAGTTCTAACCCTAGTTTTGAAATTGGGTTAAGACAACTAATTTTTTGCATAATTCTCCCACCTTTTACTAATTTTTATTTGCTGTTTCAAATTCTTTCATAAATGCTACTAATTTTTCTACACCTTCTGTTGGCATTGAGTTATATATACTTGCTCTCATACCACCAACAGATCTATGTCCTTTTAAATTTACAAAGCCTTTTGTTTCAGCTTCTTTTATAAATTGAGCATTTAATTCGTCAGTAGGTAATATAAAAGGTATATTCATTAAAGATCTATCTTTTACTTCTGCCGTACCTGAGAACAATTCACTTTCATCTAAGTAATTGTATAGTATATTGGCTTTTTCTATATTTATTTTTTCCATAGCAGTAATACCGCCTTTTTCTTTTATCCACTTAAATACTAATCCAGCAATATATATACTATAAGTAGGAGGTGTATTAAATAAAGAATCTGATTTTTCATGGGTTTTATAATTTAACATGGTTGGAACAGAGTCATCTGCTTTTCCAATTAAATCTTCACGAATAATAACAATGGTAACACCTGCTGGTCCAATATTTTTTTGCGCTCCTGCAAAAATAATACCATAATCCGATACATTAATTTTTTCAGATAAAATATTAGAAGACATATCTGCCACTAATGGTTTATCTCCCACTTCAGGTAATTTTGTAAAACGGGTTCCATATATTGTGTTGTTACTTGTAATATAAACATAATCGGCTTCTTCAGAAAAATCTAAAGAATCTACGTCTGGTATATAATTAAATGTACTTTCTTCAGAAGATGCTTTAACAACAACTTCGCCAAATTTTTTAGCTTCAGCTATAGCTTTTTTTGACCAAGCACCTGTATTCATCATAAGTACTTTTTTCTTATCTGTCATTAAGTTTAATGGGATCATAGCAAATTGTAATGATGCCCCACCTTGTAAAAATAATACTTTGTAATTATCTGGTATTTCCATTATATCTCTTAAATCTTGTTCTGCTGTTTTTATTATGTTGTCAAAAGCTTTTGAACGATGACTCATTTCCATAACCGACATTCCTGTACCACCGTAATTAAGCATCTCTTTTGATGCTTGTTCTAGCACTTCCTCAGGTAATGTAGCTGGTCCTGCTGAAAAATTATAAACTCGATTCATTAAAATACCTCCTTATATTGTTAAACATATCAATTTTATGATAAACGATTACCATAAATTAGTCAATAGTTCTGGTTTTTTCGTTAAACATTTAACTATTTAATGATTAAAATGAAAATGTAATTTGAACATTACATTTTCATAAGTAACCCGTATAACGACTGGGCTAAAAGGGTCACAGGTTCATATATAGCCAACTTCTTTATCAACAGAACGTTGGTTATATATGATAAGGCCTATGTTTTTACTATTATGTTCTTTTAATTTATATCTTTAATTATTATATTTTATTATAATGTATTAATACTTTATAATAAATAAAACTTTAGTCACCTAACATAATATTATCAATTGCTGCACCTGGAGCAACCATTGGCCACACTTTGTCGTCTTTATCAATCTCACAATTAATAATAACTGGTCTTCTTTCTTCAATGGCTTTTTTAAGGGTCTCTTCTACTTCTTCTTTTTTTGTTACATTAAACCCAACTGCTCCAAATGATTCAGCTAACTTAACATAGTCAATGTCTTGATCTAATGTAGTATAAGAATACCTTTCACCATAAAATAATGTTTGCCATTGTCTTACCATACCTAATACATGATTGTTCATAATTAGAACAATTAAAGGCAACTTATAACGAACAGCTGTAATGATTTCATTTAAATTCATTCTAAAACTTCCATCACCTGCAATATTAACAACTATTTTATCTGGATTACCTACTTGTGCACCAATACAAGCCCCTAAACCATATCCCATAGTACCTAATCCACCTGAAGATAGAAATGTTTTTGGTTTATTGTATTTGTAATATTGAGCTGCCCACATTTGATGCTGTCCAACTTCTGTTGTGATAATGGCTTCACCTTTTGTTACATCATATAGCTTTTCTATGACATATTGAGCGGATAAAATATCATCATTATATTTTAAAGCGTGCTTTATTTTTAAAGTTTCTATTTCTTCTATCCATTCTTTTCTTTTCATTTCCTCTAATTGGCTGTTTAATTTCTTTAAAACTACTTGTACATCACCAATAATATGACGGTAAGTCATAATGTTCTTGTTAACCTCTGCAGGGTCTATATCAATGTGTAAGATCTTTGCATTTTTAGCAAAACTATCTGCTTTACCAATAACACGATCTCCAAATCTAGCGCCTATTACAATTAATAAATCACTTTTTGTTACACCAATATTAGACGCTTTACTGCCATGCATCCCTACCATACCTGTGTACAATGGGTGTTCTCCTGGAAATCCACCTTTTCCCATCAAACTACAGGCAACGGGTGCTTTTATGGTCTGAGCAAATTGTATCAGTTCTTCTGATGCATTAGAGGTAACAACACCACCTCCTGCATAAATAAACGGTCTTTTTGATTCATTTATTAATGCAAGTGCTTCATCTAATGATGTTGAATCTTTGATTTCTTCTCTTTTTTCTACTTTCTGTGGCACTTTTTTTACATACTCTGTTTTATTGATGGTTATATCTTTTGGAATATCTATCAACACAGGTCCTGGTCTACCTTCCTGTGCAAGATAAAAAGCTTCTCTAATGGTATCTGCTAAATCATCAATGTCCTTAACAATATAATTGTGCTTGGTTATAGGCATTGTAATACCTGCAATATCCACTTCTTGGAAACTGTCTTTACCTAATAAAGCCACTGGAACATTACCCGTAATTGCCACCATAGGTACAGAATCCATATAGGCTGTTGCAATACCTGTTACTAGATTAGTTGCACCAGGTCCAGATGTTGCAACCACAACACCTACTTTGCCTGTTGATCTTGCATAACCATCTGCCGCATGAGATGCACCTTGTTCATGAGATGTTAATACATGATTAATATGCTCGCTATTTTTATACAATTCATCATATATATTTAGAACCGCTCCACCAGGGTATCCAAATATTGTATCTACTTTTTGTTCTTTTAAACACTCGACTAATATTTGTGCACCTGTTAATAACACAAGTATCACTCCTTTCTATCTTTATATTAGGAAAGTCGTAAAAATAAGCAGGAAAGTTTCTTTGATTTGAAAGTAAACTTTCCTGCATTTTGGATCAATTCATAAGGAAAGCTATCTGTTATAATAATCTCTTCCTATAGTTATTATAGTTCTGGCACTTTTAATACAGCACCAGTATTTGCGGAAGTAACCAAAGCAGCATACCTTACCAAATAACCTTTATCAATTTTTGGACTTCTAGGTTGCCATTGTGATTTTCTTCTTGATAATTCTTCATCGTCTACTTCTAATTTTATGCTGTATTTTGGAATGTTAATAGAAATAATATCGCCTTCTTCTACAAGTCCTATTGGTCCACCTAATGCTGCTTCTGGTGATACATGACCTATGGAAGCACCTTTTGTCGCACCACTAAATCTTCCATCAGTAATTAATGCAACTTGCTTATCTAGTCCCATACCTGCAAGAGCAGAAGTAGGTGATAGCATTTCTCGCATACCTGGACCACCTTTTGGTCCTTCGTAACGAATAACAACAACATCTCCTGCTTTGATTTTGCCATCCATGATGGCTTTGATTGTATCTTCTTCGCTCTCAAAAACTCTAGCAGGCCCTGTATGTTCTAACATTTCTTTTTCTACTGCTGAACGTTTTACCACACATCCATCAGGTGCTAAATTCCCTTTTAATACTGCAATACCACCTGTTTGACTATATGGGTTGTCGATTTCTCTAATGACTTCTTTATTTTTATTAACACTACTTGTTAAATTGTCTTTAATTGTTTTGCCTGTTACAGTCATTAAATCAAGGTTTAATAATTCTTTCTTGCTTAACTCCTTCATAACGGCTAAAACACCACCTGCTTCATATAAATCTTGTATATGATGGTGTCCAGCTGGACTTAATTTACACAAGTTAGGTGTGTTTTCACTAATTTCATTGGCTTTATCTAAACTAATGGTTATACCTGCTTCATGTGCTATTGCTGGTAGATGTAACATACTGTTAGTACTACAACCAAGAGCCATATCTACCGTTAAAGCATTATCAAAAGCTTCTTCTGTCATAATGTCTTTTGGACGAATATTTTTTGCTAACATATCCATTACAGCCATACCTGCTTTTTTTGCTAAACGGACTCTTTCAGAATATACTGCTGGTATGGTACCATTCCCTGGTAATCCCATACCCAGTACTTCTGTTAAACAGTTCATACTGTTAGCTGTAAACATACCTGAACAAGAACCACAAGTTGGACACGCTTTTTCTTCGTATTCGTATAATTCTTCATCTGTCATTTTTCCTGAAGCAACCGAACCTACTGCTTCAAATACAGAAGACAAACTAATGTCATTTTCATTAATATTAACATTACCTGCAAGCATTGCACCACCACTAACGATAACCGTTGGAATGTTAATACGTGCTGCTGCCATTAACATAGCTGGTACATTTTTATCACAGTTAGGAATCATAACCAATGCGTCAAAACCATGGGCATAAGCCATTGCTTCTACTGAATCGGCAATCAATTCTCTTGTTACCAAAGAATAATGCATCCCTTTATGTCCCATTGCAATACCATCGCAAACTGCTATAGCTGGGAACTCCATCGGGGTTCCGCCGCCAATGATAACACCTTTTTTAACAGCTTCTACAATTGTATCTAAGTGTATATGTCCAGGAACCACATCATTTTGTGAATTGACAATACCAATAAGTGGTTTTTTTATTTCTTCATCTGTATATCCCATAGCTTTAAATAATGATCTATGAGGTGCTCTTCCAACGCCTTCTTTTACTGATTGACTTGACATATTCTCACCTTCTAATTTATTAAACTATTTTACAAGTTACTATTTTTGAATTTCTTGTACGATTAAGTCACCCATTTCATTCGTACCTACACTTTGTTCTCCTGTACCCACAATATCTTTTGTTCTATAGCCTTTTGCTAATACTGATTTTACTGCATTTTCAATTGCATCTGCTTCTTTTTCTAAGCTAAATGAATATCTTAGCATCATAGCTGTTGACAAGATTGTTGCAATAGGATTAGCAATATTTTGTCCTGCAATATCAGGTGCTGAACCATGAATTGGCTCATACATACCTACTTTACCTTCTCCTAAACTTGCTGATGGTAACATACCAATAGAGCCTGTTATCATACTTGCTTCATCTGATAAAATATCTCCGAACATATTGCCTGTTAAGATGACATCAAATTGTTTTGGATATCTTACCAATTGCATAGCTGCATTGTCTACATACATATGCTCATACGTTACTTCTGGGTAATCTTTTGCT
The genomic region above belongs to Natranaerovirga hydrolytica and contains:
- the ilvB gene encoding biosynthetic-type acetolactate synthase large subunit; translated protein: MLLTGAQILVECLKEQKVDTIFGYPGGAVLNIYDELYKNSEHINHVLTSHEQGASHAADGYARSTGKVGVVVATSGPGATNLVTGIATAYMDSVPMVAITGNVPVALLGKDSFQEVDIAGITMPITKHNYIVKDIDDLADTIREAFYLAQEGRPGPVLIDIPKDITINKTEYVKKVPQKVEKREEIKDSTSLDEALALINESKRPFIYAGGGVVTSNASEELIQFAQTIKAPVACSLMGKGGFPGEHPLYTGMVGMHGSKASNIGVTKSDLLIVIGARFGDRVIGKADSFAKNAKILHIDIDPAEVNKNIMTYRHIIGDVQVVLKKLNSQLEEMKRKEWIEEIETLKIKHALKYNDDILSAQYVIEKLYDVTKGEAIITTEVGQHQMWAAQYYKYNKPKTFLSSGGLGTMGYGLGACIGAQVGNPDKIVVNIAGDGSFRMNLNEIITAVRYKLPLIVLIMNNHVLGMVRQWQTLFYGERYSYTTLDQDIDYVKLAESFGAVGFNVTKKEEVEETLKKAIEERRPVIINCEIDKDDKVWPMVAPGAAIDNIMLGD
- a CDS encoding phosphoglycerate dehydrogenase, with protein sequence MQKISCLNPISKLGLELLEQDKYQVVEENDVDALLVRSFKMHDYEMPSTLKAIGRAGAGVNNIPLEKCAEKGIVVFNTPGANANGVKELVLASLLMSSRDLLGGVNWVKSIAEESDIPQKVEKNKKQFAGPEIMGKKIGVIGLGAIGAMVANAASALGMEVLGYDPFISVEGAWGLSTEVKRAVSLDEIYTQADYISIHVPAIDATKGMLNCEAFDKMKEGVRIINLSRGELVNDDDMEIAIKNGKVAQYVTDFPNEKVAAMDNVITIPHLGASTPESEDNCAIMAVLQIKDYLENGNITNSVNYPQCSLGICQAPARLAINHQNVTNMVGQITTLLANNNINIIDMVNKSKDKWAYTLIDLESDITDDTVKKLESIEGIVKVRVIK
- the ilvD gene encoding dihydroxy-acid dehydratase: MSSQSVKEGVGRAPHRSLFKAMGYTDEEIKKPLIGIVNSQNDVVPGHIHLDTIVEAVKKGVIIGGGTPMEFPAIAVCDGIAMGHKGMHYSLVTRELIADSVEAMAYAHGFDALVMIPNCDKNVPAMLMAAARINIPTVIVSGGAMLAGNVNINENDISLSSVFEAVGSVASGKMTDEELYEYEEKACPTCGSCSGMFTANSMNCLTEVLGMGLPGNGTIPAVYSERVRLAKKAGMAVMDMLAKNIRPKDIMTEEAFDNALTVDMALGCSTNSMLHLPAIAHEAGITISLDKANEISENTPNLCKLSPAGHHHIQDLYEAGGVLAVMKELSKKELLNLDLMTVTGKTIKDNLTSSVNKNKEVIREIDNPYSQTGGIAVLKGNLAPDGCVVKRSAVEKEMLEHTGPARVFESEEDTIKAIMDGKIKAGDVVVIRYEGPKGGPGMREMLSPTSALAGMGLDKQVALITDGRFSGATKGASIGHVSPEAALGGPIGLVEEGDIISINIPKYSIKLEVDDEELSRRKSQWQPRSPKIDKGYLVRYAALVTSANTGAVLKVPEL
- a CDS encoding methyl-accepting chemotaxis protein, with translation MVKFKKKNNDMTVKKESKKNDSQDVQLIIEIMKDINERLFKSSESFYIDENQFENEELGAVFNQMLQKFNSNKVIKELNDTVNQSIEIDVVSDMLTSVNTQNESLENMVSSSEELKASIEEVSNSTQKIAEFTDESYEASTKTVDGIKNSIDFVKQSSDSIQNVSKKIDDFNEKMQSITKIIDVVKSIAEQTNLLSLNASIEAARAGEHGLGFAVVADEVRNLSENTKSSAIDIEEIIKALQNDIEYLVEDMNTSSEQLENGTNLVEESVDSVVNINNYLGQINDTIAKVANTLVEQDTVMDTISEEMTGLSEEAKLLDGYCNDTGRLIFQMSRLIDKVRGRLARFTPYLSLKEWSEIYKTDHVMFVYRIHNMILGFETLQLEKMNNPKACKLGTWFYKINDEKIKSSNAYHTIEQSHNELHKLAEASIKAYDNGNVEQAKLSYQKMHEPLNKLLSNIDTLITTME
- the serC gene encoding 3-phosphoserine/phosphohydroxythreonine transaminase, with the translated sequence MNRVYNFSAGPATLPEEVLEQASKEMLNYGGTGMSVMEMSHRSKAFDNIIKTAEQDLRDIMEIPDNYKVLFLQGGASLQFAMIPLNLMTDKKKVLMMNTGAWSKKAIAEAKKFGEVVVKASSEESTFNYIPDVDSLDFSEEADYVYITSNNTIYGTRFTKLPEVGDKPLVADMSSNILSEKINVSDYGIIFAGAQKNIGPAGVTIVIIREDLIGKADDSVPTMLNYKTHEKSDSLFNTPPTYSIYIAGLVFKWIKEKGGITAMEKINIEKANILYNYLDESELFSGTAEVKDRSLMNIPFILPTDELNAQFIKEAETKGFVNLKGHRSVGGMRASIYNSMPTEGVEKLVAFMKEFETANKN